One genomic window of Halanaerobium saccharolyticum subsp. saccharolyticum DSM 6643 includes the following:
- a CDS encoding ABC transporter permease: MSNFKESLKIIFLLIKKDLKESLKNRTAVMIILLPLFASLMFSLVSSQQLIRNFELGISGQDTEQFQSFINQNFRNFSIQEFQDIEAGKSATAAGSIDAVIHYKPRQESLEKKYQIYLDSRDTVNFFILKENISDLLTTYHNIDSGPDFKFQAAADFKVSSSILPVWLTVTITMIGLMLISASLSEEKDNKTLAALLVTKVNIYQIIAAKTLFAWILSLITSILMGSLNGVLAISFKRLFLAFIIITIASFVFSGLGLIISLFTDSQSSARSISTVIYFPIIFPALVADVSPLTQRLALFFPTHYLYQALDKVLVYQGQNSSLFMEISSLILFSFIFYLIIMLYIRKADSLVE, from the coding sequence ATGTCAAATTTTAAAGAAAGTCTAAAGATTATATTTTTATTAATAAAAAAAGATTTAAAAGAATCACTTAAAAATAGAACAGCAGTTATGATAATTTTACTACCACTTTTTGCTTCTTTAATGTTTTCGTTAGTCAGCTCTCAACAGTTAATTAGAAATTTTGAACTTGGGATTAGTGGGCAGGATACAGAACAATTCCAAAGTTTTATTAATCAAAATTTTAGAAACTTTTCTATTCAGGAATTTCAAGATATAGAAGCTGGAAAGTCTGCTACAGCAGCTGGTAGTATTGATGCTGTAATACATTATAAACCACGGCAAGAAAGTTTAGAAAAAAAATATCAAATTTATTTAGACAGTAGAGATACAGTTAATTTTTTTATTTTAAAAGAAAATATTTCGGATTTATTAACTACATATCATAATATAGATAGTGGCCCAGATTTTAAATTTCAAGCTGCTGCAGATTTTAAGGTAAGTAGTTCTATTTTACCAGTTTGGTTAACTGTTACAATTACAATGATTGGTCTAATGCTAATTTCTGCCTCTTTATCTGAAGAAAAAGACAACAAAACACTAGCTGCTTTGCTGGTAACTAAGGTAAATATTTATCAAATAATTGCAGCTAAAACCTTATTTGCCTGGATTTTGTCTTTAATCACATCAATATTAATGGGGTCTTTAAATGGAGTTTTAGCAATTAGCTTTAAAAGATTATTCTTAGCCTTTATAATAATTACCATAGCATCTTTTGTATTTAGTGGTTTGGGGTTAATTATTAGTCTTTTTACTGATAGTCAATCTTCTGCTAGATCAATATCAACAGTTATTTATTTCCCAATTATTTTTCCAGCTTTAGTAGCAGATGTTTCTCCATTAACTCAGAGACTTGCTTTATTTTTTCCTACTCATTACCTTTATCAGGCTTTAGATAAAGTTTTGGTTTATCAAGGTCAAAATAGTAGTTTATTTATGGAAATATCGTCTTTAATATTATTTTCTTTTATTTTTTATTTAATTATTATGCTTTATATAAGAAAGGCTGATTCTCTTGTTGAATAA
- a CDS encoding sensor histidine kinase: protein MNKISPRFDFLFNNLNKISYFLIDPTHFGAVNEKMAEFCSLNISEIEGKPISVILDDHKIPAVKKFNEEIFENGLRSTAEIEIEIGDEQKIIKVDTIPHHNLEGEVDFLLCLAEDITAELEKEKKFYKNKKRYRSIFKKAPLAFVVSNRETNIIDWNDKAEEIFGWKKEEVINKNFNIIVEEQSYSDITELIENVFEGEESYNINKNIAKDGSELFCEWNTALIKDRNNKILEIISIAQDITEKINIQKRVESQKEELRYSELRTQFFANISHELKTPLNLIFSSLQLLEYKLKNTLSDDTYQFDKYLSSIKNNGFRLLRLVNNLIDITKIDVNTFQLNRGNLDVIKLVESVADSTKDYLETKNRNFRFESEVSSQIMACDPFNIERVILNLISNAVKFTSEGDEILLTIEKKDKNIIISIRDTGIGIKKENQNIIFEQFRQVDQKFNKQREGSGIGLSLAKSIIEMHGGEITLDSIYGIYSRFNVCLPIETIDEKNVELESYYADSLLNKIELEFSDINNI, encoded by the coding sequence ATGAATAAAATTTCACCGCGATTTGATTTTCTTTTTAATAATTTGAATAAAATTTCCTACTTTTTGATTGATCCCACCCATTTTGGAGCTGTTAATGAAAAAATGGCTGAATTTTGTTCTTTAAATATTTCAGAGATTGAAGGGAAGCCAATATCAGTTATTTTAGACGATCATAAAATTCCAGCTGTAAAAAAATTTAATGAGGAAATTTTTGAAAACGGTTTGCGTAGTACCGCTGAAATTGAGATTGAAATAGGGGATGAACAAAAAATAATAAAAGTAGATACTATTCCTCATCATAATTTAGAAGGTGAAGTTGACTTTTTGCTTTGTTTAGCAGAAGATATTACTGCTGAACTTGAAAAAGAAAAAAAGTTTTATAAAAACAAAAAAAGATATAGAAGTATTTTTAAAAAAGCACCTTTGGCATTTGTAGTTTCAAACAGGGAAACAAATATAATTGATTGGAATGATAAAGCAGAAGAAATATTTGGCTGGAAAAAAGAAGAAGTGATAAATAAAAACTTTAATATAATTGTAGAAGAACAATCTTATTCTGATATTACAGAGCTTATAGAAAATGTTTTTGAAGGAGAAGAAAGCTATAATATAAATAAAAATATAGCTAAAGATGGCAGTGAACTTTTTTGTGAGTGGAATACTGCTCTGATTAAAGATAGAAATAATAAAATACTTGAAATTATATCTATTGCGCAAGATATTACTGAAAAAATTAATATACAGAAAAGAGTTGAAAGTCAAAAAGAAGAACTAAGATATAGTGAATTGAGAACTCAGTTTTTTGCTAACATTTCTCATGAGTTAAAAACCCCACTAAATTTAATTTTTTCTAGTCTGCAGTTATTAGAATATAAGCTTAAAAATACTCTTTCTGATGATACTTATCAATTTGATAAGTATTTATCTTCAATTAAAAACAATGGATTTAGGCTGCTGCGTTTAGTTAATAATCTAATAGATATAACTAAAATTGATGTTAATACTTTTCAACTTAATCGAGGTAATTTAGATGTTATAAAACTTGTGGAATCTGTTGCTGATAGTACAAAAGATTATTTAGAAACTAAAAACAGAAATTTTCGTTTTGAGAGTGAAGTTAGTTCTCAAATAATGGCCTGTGATCCATTTAATATAGAAAGAGTAATTTTAAATTTAATTTCTAATGCTGTAAAATTTACTTCGGAGGGTGATGAAATCTTATTAACAATAGAAAAAAAGGATAAAAATATAATAATATCTATCAGAGATACAGGTATTGGAATAAAAAAGGAAAATCAAAATATAATTTTTGAACAGTTTAGACAGGTTGATCAAAAATTCAATAAACAAAGAGAAGGCAGTGGCATAGGACTTTCACTTGCAAAATCAATTATAGAGATGCATGGGGGAGAAATAACTTTAGATAGTATATATGGTATATACAGTCGATTTAATGTTTGTTTACCAATTGAAACAATAGATGAAAAAAATGTAGAATTAGAAAGCTATTATGCAGATAGTCTTTTAAATAAAATCGAATTGGAATTTAGTGACATTAACAACATCTAA
- a CDS encoding N-acetylmuramoyl-L-alanine amidase, with translation MSVLNNKKIIISFVLIFTFLIINTASAQNTIFFNSKDITSEIKTVSREGELLIRARDLAELLDADLTWRPALKSLEMESQSVTIKMMANSRYIQIGNDALRTKAGLQLIKNQAYIPLVKSIEAFGYLLEYQRDNEELYIFQPETTINGVSWQEDGNQLQIKMDEITPYRVLHSEDGTEIIIEIDKAEINQEFSDNISNNNYYLKVVNVPDRALLRLIIKSRTPIPFQIDGGIYEHEDSLVLTFLPQLKDIRINKNNLLSVEATGKIPDARTKYFSDTKKMVIDIPSVVIGNFDLDIEDNSLIKDIKVTQHDLDPVVLRIEATMANGDIFKPLQRKENNILTFKPGQRSEISNLEYAEGSFSFTSSSALNPELFLLETPPRLVMNLYHVNRGKGILDKVEIDNNLIKNIRTARFDEQTVRIVADLEELTGYNFVEEQKNGLYYYTVNLENKFAKIETEDNQDYQYLDILMDSKAVYEVKKFNYPHRIVVDFQNTLNNLDKLGEFEKTSLIKDIRNSNYQLEGKEVTRLVFELNEYYSHKVQSYAEGHGIKIALAKEYFKDEEERKKEIGRHLIVVDAGHGGFDPGAIGINGLEEKVPNLAIAKQIAALLASENQDVLLTRSSDEFHSLQKRVKFANQRKADIFVSIHANSFNNSHTGGVETYYNQSSNNQNRFLAEKIHDKLGRNLGLIDRGIKDSNFYVIKYTKMPSALIEVGFLSNPKEEQFLKTKVFQKKAASLIVDGILDYLEENGGK, from the coding sequence TTGTCAGTTTTAAATAATAAAAAAATTATAATTTCATTTGTACTAATATTTACTTTTTTAATAATTAATACTGCATCTGCACAAAATACAATATTTTTTAATAGTAAGGATATAACTTCAGAGATTAAAACTGTCAGCCGCGAAGGTGAGCTTTTAATTAGAGCAAGGGACCTAGCAGAATTACTTGATGCAGATTTAACATGGAGACCGGCCTTGAAGTCATTAGAGATGGAATCACAGTCTGTTACAATAAAAATGATGGCTAATAGTCGTTATATCCAGATCGGTAATGATGCTCTGAGAACCAAGGCTGGATTACAGCTGATAAAAAATCAAGCTTATATTCCTCTTGTTAAGTCTATAGAGGCATTTGGATATTTATTAGAGTATCAACGTGATAATGAAGAATTATATATTTTTCAACCAGAAACCACAATAAATGGCGTATCATGGCAGGAAGATGGTAATCAGCTTCAGATTAAAATGGATGAAATAACTCCCTATAGAGTTTTGCACAGTGAGGATGGAACTGAAATAATTATTGAAATAGATAAGGCTGAGATTAATCAAGAGTTTAGTGATAATATTTCTAATAATAATTATTATCTTAAAGTTGTAAATGTTCCTGATAGAGCTTTGTTGAGACTCATAATTAAAAGCAGAACTCCAATTCCTTTTCAGATTGATGGTGGAATATATGAACATGAAGATTCTTTGGTTTTAACATTTTTACCACAATTAAAAGATATTAGAATTAATAAGAATAATCTTTTAAGTGTTGAAGCAACTGGGAAAATTCCCGATGCTAGAACAAAATATTTTTCTGATACTAAAAAAATGGTTATTGACATTCCGTCAGTAGTTATAGGTAATTTTGACTTAGATATTGAGGATAATTCGCTTATAAAAGATATTAAAGTCACTCAGCATGATTTAGACCCTGTTGTTTTAAGAATAGAAGCAACTATGGCAAATGGAGATATCTTTAAACCTCTTCAGCGAAAAGAAAATAATATTTTAACATTTAAACCAGGGCAGCGCTCAGAAATTTCTAATTTAGAATATGCAGAGGGAAGTTTCAGTTTTACATCTTCTTCAGCCTTAAATCCTGAGCTGTTTTTACTTGAAACACCTCCAAGATTAGTTATGAATCTTTATCATGTTAATAGAGGTAAGGGAATACTGGATAAAGTAGAAATTGATAATAATTTGATTAAAAACATTAGGACAGCTCGATTTGATGAGCAGACTGTAAGAATAGTAGCAGATTTAGAGGAATTAACTGGTTACAATTTTGTTGAAGAACAAAAAAATGGTCTGTATTATTATACAGTTAACTTAGAAAATAAATTTGCTAAAATAGAGACTGAAGACAATCAAGACTATCAATACTTAGATATTCTTATGGATTCTAAGGCTGTTTATGAGGTGAAAAAGTTTAATTATCCTCACCGTATTGTTGTAGATTTCCAAAACACTCTAAATAATTTAGATAAATTAGGAGAATTTGAAAAAACTTCTTTGATAAAAGATATAAGAAATAGCAATTATCAACTTGAAGGTAAAGAGGTTACTAGATTAGTTTTTGAACTTAATGAATACTATAGCCATAAGGTTCAGAGTTATGCAGAAGGACATGGAATTAAGATAGCACTGGCTAAAGAATATTTTAAAGACGAAGAAGAAAGGAAAAAAGAAATCGGAAGACATTTAATTGTCGTTGATGCTGGTCATGGTGGCTTTGATCCAGGAGCAATAGGTATTAATGGTTTAGAAGAAAAAGTTCCAAATTTGGCTATTGCTAAGCAAATAGCAGCGCTTTTAGCTTCGGAAAATCAAGATGTCCTATTAACTAGAAGTTCTGATGAATTTCATTCTTTACAAAAAAGGGTTAAATTTGCTAATCAAAGAAAAGCGGATATTTTTGTTAGTATTCATGCAAATTCATTTAACAATTCTCATACTGGTGGGGTAGAAACATATTATAATCAAAGTAGTAATAACCAAAATCGATTTTTAGCTGAAAAAATACATGACAAGTTAGGTAGAAATCTTGGTTTAATTGATCGTGGTATAAAAGATAGCAATTTTTATGTTATCAAATATACTAAAATGCCTTCTGCTCTAATAGAAGTCGGTTTTTTGAGTAATCCTAAAGAAGAACAATTTCTCAAAACTAAGGTCTTTCAAAAAAAAGCAGCTTCATTGATAGTGGATGGAATACTTGATTATTTGGAAGAGAATGGAGGCAAGTAA
- the nagB gene encoding glucosamine-6-phosphate deaminase gives MRIIVEKDYQAMSKKAALMVASQITLKTDSNLGLATGATPLAMYEKLIEMYKQNEVDFSEVQSFNLDEYCGLKAEHPNSYHYYMYDNFFNKINIKKENIHIPDGSAEDFNKECRDYEESIKKERGIDLQILGIGSNGHIGFNEPAESLNVATEVVDLTEETIAANSRYFDSKEEVPKKAISMGMATILKADRIVLLASGKNKAEAIKDTVSGKISTKVPASLLQTHPEITVLLDQEAASLISKEELSADCHFIICD, from the coding sequence ATGAGAATTATTGTAGAAAAAGATTATCAAGCAATGAGCAAAAAAGCGGCCTTAATGGTTGCAAGTCAAATCACTTTAAAAACTGATAGTAATTTAGGTTTAGCAACAGGAGCTACTCCTCTAGCTATGTATGAGAAGTTAATTGAAATGTATAAACAAAATGAAGTTGATTTTAGTGAAGTCCAAAGTTTTAACCTTGATGAATACTGTGGACTAAAAGCAGAACATCCAAATAGCTATCACTATTATATGTACGATAACTTCTTTAACAAAATAAACATAAAAAAAGAAAATATTCATATTCCAGATGGAAGTGCAGAAGATTTTAATAAGGAATGTAGAGATTACGAAGAATCTATCAAAAAAGAACGTGGAATCGATCTACAAATTCTAGGTATTGGATCAAATGGACATATAGGTTTCAATGAACCTGCTGAAAGCTTAAATGTAGCAACTGAGGTTGTAGATCTAACCGAGGAAACTATAGCAGCCAACAGCCGATATTTTGATAGCAAAGAAGAAGTACCTAAAAAAGCTATTTCCATGGGGATGGCCACTATTTTAAAAGCTGATAGAATTGTACTGCTGGCAAGTGGAAAAAATAAAGCTGAGGCAATAAAAGATACTGTTAGTGGTAAAATTTCAACTAAAGTTCCAGCATCTTTACTTCAAACTCACCCTGAAATAACTGTTTTGCTTGATCAAGAAGCTGCTTCTTTAATCAGCAAAGAAGAACTATCAGCTGATTGTCACTTCATAATTTGTGACTGA
- a CDS encoding GntR family transcriptional regulator, whose amino-acid sequence MKEINKNSPLPLYYQLKESILKAIKNEEIVVGEKIPSERELAEYHNISRMTVKKAVDILVNNDYLIKKQGRGTFVSNYKESYSISPLSSFTKEMEKKGLNYKNKILDFSKIKDKKIAKKLNFKENDEFFKFERLRLIENKPFLLEKTYLSTKKIANLKQEDLKNNSLFKLIKNKYNIKLKNAEAEIEAVILNDQVAKKMKVKEGMLGLYFEQISRDENDEIIEYTSAYYRNDNYKFKFKFDLE is encoded by the coding sequence ATGAAAGAAATTAATAAAAATAGCCCCCTACCACTTTATTATCAATTAAAAGAAAGCATTTTAAAAGCAATAAAAAACGAAGAAATTGTGGTTGGCGAAAAAATCCCCTCAGAGCGAGAACTAGCAGAATATCATAATATTAGCAGAATGACTGTCAAAAAGGCAGTTGATATCTTAGTCAATAATGATTATTTAATTAAAAAACAGGGTAGAGGAACTTTTGTTTCTAATTATAAAGAAAGTTACAGCATCTCACCCCTTTCAAGTTTTACTAAAGAAATGGAAAAAAAGGGATTAAACTACAAAAATAAAATTTTGGATTTTTCTAAAATTAAAGATAAAAAAATAGCTAAAAAACTTAATTTTAAAGAAAATGATGAATTTTTCAAATTTGAAAGATTGAGATTGATAGAAAATAAACCATTTTTACTAGAAAAAACTTATCTTTCAACTAAAAAAATTGCTAATCTAAAACAAGAAGACCTTAAAAATAATTCTCTTTTTAAACTTATTAAAAACAAATATAATATTAAACTCAAAAATGCTGAAGCGGAAATTGAAGCAGTCATTTTAAATGATCAGGTTGCAAAAAAAATGAAAGTTAAAGAAGGAATGCTGGGCTTATATTTTGAACAAATAAGCAGGGATGAAAATGATGAAATTATAGAATATACTTCTGCTTATTATAGAAATGATAATTATAAATTTAAATTTAAATTTGATTTAGAATAA
- a CDS encoding chromate transporter — translation MIYLILFLEFFKVGLFALGGGLAALPFLQDLIVKYGWMTAEELLNMIAVSESTPGAIGINTATFIGFNTAGIAGGVIATIGLAAPSVIIIIIIAHYFQKFNQHPLVESAFSGIRPAVAGLIASAAFELASGGIFDLNKLQLNNNLKNFFDYKSLLLLIIILVSIRKFKKHPVIYIAAAAIIGIIFEF, via the coding sequence ATGATATATTTAATACTATTTTTAGAATTTTTCAAAGTAGGCCTTTTTGCTCTAGGTGGTGGCCTAGCAGCGCTTCCTTTTCTGCAGGATTTAATAGTAAAATATGGCTGGATGACTGCTGAAGAGTTATTAAATATGATTGCTGTCTCAGAATCAACTCCTGGAGCAATAGGGATTAACACTGCAACCTTCATCGGCTTTAATACTGCTGGTATTGCAGGAGGTGTCATAGCTACAATTGGACTCGCTGCTCCCTCAGTAATTATTATAATAATTATAGCTCATTATTTTCAAAAATTTAATCAGCATCCACTGGTTGAATCTGCCTTTAGTGGTATTAGACCTGCAGTAGCAGGATTAATTGCCTCTGCTGCTTTTGAACTAGCAAGTGGTGGAATTTTTGACTTAAATAAACTTCAGTTAAATAATAATCTAAAAAATTTCTTTGATTATAAATCATTATTATTATTAATTATTATACTTGTTTCTATCAGGAAATTCAAAAAACACCCGGTAATTTATATAGCAGCTGCAGCTATAATCGGAATTATTTTTGAATTTTAA
- a CDS encoding mechanosensitive ion channel family protein gives MQKVELTTIFLNNSIENYILAFSFLIIVYFTIRLFDKFLLEKMDILIKKFSRSFSQFLKKLIKKRIYPLLYLLAIYFAFRQLTIISQLDNFVNYFLMILTVILVVLSLSDIISYSIKKYWGKKERNDEQLKVLNVTLFLIKILIWTIALIFVMDNLNIQITGLVTGLGISGIAIAFAAQSILTDLFNYFTIFFDKPFDIGDFIITGEYRGTIEHIGVKTTRIRSLSGEQLIISNTDLVNSRINNYKRMQQRRINFNFGLTYDTPLSKLKKVPGIIEETIKNIDKTEFDRAHFAEFAASSLLFQVVYYVKDSDYKVYMGIQQEINFKLKEKMEELGVDFAFPTQTIHFGNKENLNSNFKNIQELNFEENKS, from the coding sequence ATGCAGAAAGTTGAATTAACAACAATATTTTTAAATAATAGTATAGAAAACTATATTTTAGCTTTTAGTTTTTTAATAATAGTTTATTTTACTATTAGACTTTTCGATAAATTTTTATTAGAAAAAATGGATATCTTAATTAAAAAATTTTCTAGATCTTTTTCTCAGTTTTTAAAAAAGTTAATAAAAAAGAGAATTTATCCGCTGCTATATTTGTTAGCTATTTATTTTGCCTTCAGACAGCTAACAATTATATCCCAACTTGACAATTTTGTTAATTATTTTTTAATGATTTTAACTGTGATTTTAGTAGTTTTATCATTGAGCGATATTATAAGTTATAGCATAAAAAAATATTGGGGAAAAAAAGAAAGAAATGACGAACAGCTTAAAGTTTTAAATGTTACTTTATTTTTAATTAAAATTTTAATTTGGACTATTGCTTTAATTTTTGTAATGGATAATCTAAATATACAAATAACAGGTTTAGTTACTGGTCTTGGAATTAGTGGTATTGCGATTGCCTTTGCTGCTCAAAGTATTTTAACCGATTTATTTAATTATTTTACAATATTTTTTGATAAACCTTTTGATATAGGGGATTTTATTATTACAGGAGAATATAGAGGAACAATCGAGCATATTGGGGTGAAAACAACAAGAATTAGAAGTTTAAGTGGTGAACAGCTTATAATTTCTAATACAGATCTTGTTAATTCCAGAATAAATAATTACAAAAGAATGCAACAAAGGAGAATTAATTTTAATTTTGGTTTGACCTATGATACTCCATTGAGTAAATTAAAAAAAGTTCCCGGAATAATAGAAGAGACTATTAAAAATATTGATAAAACAGAATTTGATAGAGCTCACTTTGCAGAATTTGCAGCATCTAGTTTGCTATTTCAGGTTGTTTATTATGTTAAAGATAGTGATTATAAGGTTTATATGGGGATTCAACAAGAAATTAATTTTAAATTAAAAGAAAAAATGGAAGAATTGGGAGTTGATTTTGCTTTTCCAACCCAAACTATTCATTTTGGTAATAAAGAAAATTTAAATAGTAATTTTAAAAATATTCAGGAGTTGAATTTTGAAGAGAATAAAAGTTAA
- a CDS encoding ABC transporter ATP-binding protein has translation MNEKIINISELKKSFSGFKALQGINLQVEKGEIVGLLGPNGAGKSTTIKILTGLLNSDSGTVEIMGAEINKGIPVWIKEKIAVVFEESNLYIRLNAMDNLKLFAGINNINNEKIEALLSEFELQDVSKKEVRNFSKGMKKRLMICRALLSDPEILILDEATGGLDPISAEIIRKKVLDFKKEDKTVVLSTHYLEEADRLCDRVAFINEGRVIAVDKPSAFKNNLKEKHLEIKFINNQNIKNSDLKKYLEKILTEADYYSLDSEIIILRLKINQDLFKKAAFVSKKLKLIDFNKNEADLQQVFKNLNN, from the coding sequence ATGAATGAAAAAATAATCAATATAAGTGAACTAAAAAAAAGTTTTTCAGGTTTTAAAGCTTTACAGGGGATTAATCTTCAGGTTGAAAAAGGAGAAATTGTGGGTCTTTTGGGTCCTAATGGTGCAGGTAAAAGTACTACAATTAAGATTTTAACCGGTCTTTTAAATTCTGATTCTGGAACTGTTGAAATTATGGGAGCAGAAATTAATAAAGGAATTCCTGTTTGGATAAAAGAGAAAATTGCTGTTGTTTTTGAAGAAAGTAATTTATATATTAGGTTAAATGCAATGGATAATTTGAAATTATTTGCGGGAATTAATAATATAAATAATGAAAAAATTGAAGCGCTGCTTTCCGAATTTGAGCTCCAGGATGTTTCAAAAAAAGAAGTTAGAAACTTTTCTAAAGGTATGAAAAAAAGATTAATGATTTGTCGAGCATTATTGTCAGATCCCGAAATTTTAATTTTAGATGAGGCGACCGGTGGTTTAGATCCAATTTCTGCAGAAATAATAAGAAAAAAGGTTCTTGATTTCAAAAAAGAAGATAAGACAGTAGTTTTAAGTACTCATTATTTAGAAGAGGCTGATAGGCTTTGTGATAGAGTAGCATTTATCAATGAAGGCCGGGTCATTGCAGTTGATAAGCCTTCAGCTTTCAAAAATAATCTTAAAGAAAAACATTTAGAAATTAAGTTTATAAACAATCAAAATATAAAAAATTCAGATCTGAAAAAATATTTGGAAAAAATTTTAACAGAAGCTGATTATTACAGTTTGGATTCAGAAATTATAATTTTGAGATTAAAGATTAATCAAGATCTTTTTAAGAAAGCAGCTTTTGTTTCAAAGAAATTAAAATTAATTGATTTCAATAAAAATGAAGCTGATTTACAGCAGGTTTTTAAGAATTTAAACAATTAG
- a CDS encoding DUF503 domain-containing protein has translation MLIASCEIKLYLPGAATLKDKRNIIKSLLQKSRNKFDFSAAEVDAQDYIQTAVIGVAVVGNDYNYLQSRMDKYLNFIESFPEFSVTNYEVTIS, from the coding sequence ATGTTAATTGCAAGCTGTGAAATAAAATTATATTTACCTGGCGCGGCTACTTTAAAAGACAAAAGAAATATTATAAAAAGTCTGCTGCAGAAAAGCAGAAATAAATTTGATTTTTCTGCAGCAGAAGTAGATGCCCAAGATTATATTCAGACTGCAGTAATTGGGGTAGCAGTGGTTGGAAATGACTATAATTATTTACAGAGTAGAATGGATAAATATCTAAACTTTATTGAATCTTTTCCTGAATTTTCAGTCACAAATTATGAAGTGACAATCAGCTGA
- a CDS encoding chromate transporter — MKKIIKIFFIFFKIGSFTFGGGYAMLPIIKRELVDNLGWIQEKDIYNYYAIGQSTPGIIAVNTATMTGYSLQGVKGALAATTGFILPSLIIITFIASFFKRFQEISIFQHAFTAIQIAVVALIIDIVIKMWQKSDKSKFSFLLFILAFLLLVLFDISPVFVILGSAAAGVLIQYLRGNLQTAYENYQNQIKESD; from the coding sequence GTGAAAAAAATAATTAAAATTTTCTTCATTTTTTTTAAAATTGGATCTTTTACTTTTGGGGGTGGCTATGCAATGCTGCCAATTATAAAAAGAGAACTAGTTGATAATCTTGGCTGGATCCAAGAAAAAGACATTTATAATTATTACGCAATTGGTCAGAGTACACCTGGAATCATTGCAGTTAATACCGCCACAATGACTGGCTATAGCCTGCAGGGAGTTAAAGGTGCTCTAGCAGCAACTACTGGTTTTATTTTGCCTTCTCTTATTATTATAACCTTTATTGCTTCATTTTTTAAGCGTTTTCAAGAAATTAGTATTTTTCAACACGCATTTACAGCTATCCAAATTGCTGTAGTTGCTTTAATAATTGATATTGTTATAAAGATGTGGCAAAAATCTGATAAAAGTAAATTTAGTTTCCTTTTATTTATACTTGCATTTTTACTACTGGTTTTATTTGATATATCACCAGTGTTTGTTATCTTAGGTTCAGCAGCCGCCGGTGTTTTGATTCAATATTTACGTGGTAATTTACAAACCGCTTATGAAAATTATCAGAATCAAATTAAGGAAAGTGATTAA